Proteins encoded by one window of Camelus dromedarius isolate mCamDro1 chromosome 27, mCamDro1.pat, whole genome shotgun sequence:
- the LOC116151588 gene encoding Fanconi anemia group B protein-like encodes MSFNEQERLLCYNGEVLVFRLSEGNSVDKGPAKISMLHVRRMVFDRETGVFVQKSTGFFSIKEEYSHLKMMCCDCVSDFRTGVNLPYIMIQCNKESNIFKYFLLFLHSTNKFEKCLSFRLGYELKDSVRVLNGPLVLWRHVHTFFYISSQTGRVITVSMNFSSIEWAGEIENVGMVLLGPKRCYLSEEGCTQKPSTSDYATWNTHFCVYSLEREEVIGDTYIIPPVYRSVITCVHACAAEIVNNQLRMSLIALTRKNQLISFRNGIPQGVCQLPFGDPCAVHLMDSGGDLLFVVSFRSNDACAVWEKNFQVAAKWEQISSVLIDDFLGVGTEQVLLLFRDSLNSDCLSSFKITNLDNLNYSSETLDCNEDDLLDEKQANCYLVIPPLERRLKVGFISIHEFQQHLLLKEKIISKSYKALMNLFQGKDDSASSTDEECLVTLCGKEENPANTFDEKLSGNFQDPEQLVEKIWYRVIEDSLVVGVKTTSSLKLSSSLVTLSLSMDQAHNSSFPLIKCQNRVITLSRNSSPVPYEIGSEVKRIKMSVGSEEEEGKEESVVCEQPLEKDCIQMITAVTSLSPLLAFSNFCCIVLLQIKERENGNYSEARCVQCGRICFSLEDLSSGKYLLTFPKKKLLEHTEDLFALLAALRETCFQITSPSYALTSVKVWLLEHMECEVIKEFPEMYFCKRPGSFYGTLFNWKQRTPFEGTLIVYSRNQTVLFQCLHNLSRVLPINSSFKNLKLGSEDFLIDHLALALEKELVTLGSLSSAIVKVESSSVQRCEASQEKSSGDVAALSEESIHLYRKELQREKKETLGTNLKNSHFAQETSFPPFM; translated from the exons ATGTCGTTTAACGAACAGGAAAGGCTCTTATGCTACAACGGGGAAGTGCTTGTTTTTCGTTTGTCTGAAGGAAATTCTGTAGATAAAGGGCCTGCGAAAATATCCATGTTACATGTCAGAAGAATGGTGTTTGACAGAGAAACAGGAGTATTTGTTCAGAAGTCCACTGGATTCTTCAGCATAAAAGAGGAATACTCTCACTTAAAAATGATGTGTTGCGATTGTGTTTCAGATTTCAGAACCGGAGTTAATCTACCTTATATCATGATACAGTGcaataaagaaagtaacattttcaaGTATTTCCTACTATTTCTTCACAGtaccaataaatttgaaaagtgtTTGAGTTTTAGACTAGGCTATGAGTTGAAGGACAGCGTAAGGGTCCTTAATGGCCCTTTAGTTTTATGGAGACATGTCCatacattcttttatatctctTCCCAAACTGGCAGAGTTATTACTGTGTCTATGAACTTTTCCTCTATTGAGTGGGCGGGGGAGATTGAAAATGTAGGCATGGTTTTATTAGGACCAAAGAGATGTTATTTATCTGAGGAAGGATGCACCCAAAAGCCTTCAACATCAGATTATGCAACTTGGAATACCCACTTTTGCGTATACTCCCTCGAAAGGGAAGAAGTAATAGGCGATACGTACATTATCCCTCCTGTTTATAGAAGTGTGATAACTTGCGTGCACGCCTGTGCAGCTGAGATTGTCAACAACCAATTAAGAATGTCTCTGATTGCCCTTACTCGAAAGAATCAACTGATTTCATTCCGAAATGGGATTCCTCAAGGTGTGTGCCAGCTTCCATTTGGAGATCCTTGTGCAGTTCACCTGATGGATTCAGGTGGAGACCTCCTTTTTGTCGTATCCTTTCGGTCCAATGATGCTTGTGCTGTTTGGGAAAAGAACTTTCAG GTTGCTGCTAAGTGGGAGCAAATTAGCTCAGTACTGATAGATGACTTTCTTGGAGTTGGAACTGAACAAGTACTGCTACTTTTCAGGGACTCCTTGAATTCAGATTGCctgagttcttttaaaataacgaACCTTGACAACTTAAACTATTCA agTGAAACTTTGGATTGCAATGAAGATGATTTACTTGATGAGAAGCAAGCGAATTGTTATTTGGTGATTCCACCTCTGGAAAGAAGATTGAAA GTTGGTTTCATTTCTATTCACGAATTTCAGCAGCATCTCTTgcttaaggaaaaaattatttcaaaatcttaCAAAGCTTTAATGAACCTGTTTCAAGGGAAAGATGATAGTGCGTCAAGTACAGACGAG GAATGTCTTGTTACTCTTTGTggtaaagaagaaaatcctgccaatACCTTTGATGAAAAGTTATCAGGCAATTTTCAAGATCCAGAACAGCTAGTAGAGAAGATATGGTATCGTGTAATAGAAGATAGCTTGGTTGTTGGAGTgaaaaccacatcttctttgaaGCT GTCCTCAAGTCTTGTGACTTTATCGCTGTCAATGGATCAAGCCCATAACTCCAGCTTTCCGCTTATTAAGTGTCAAAATAGGGTGATCACGTTGAGTAGGAATTCTTCCCCAGTGCCATATGAAATAGGATCAGAGGTAAAAAGAATCAAGATGAGTGTTGGtagtgaggaagaggaagggaaagaggaaagtgtTGTTTGTGAACAACCCTTGGAGAAAGACTGTATACAAATGATTACTGCTGTAACATCTCTGTCACCACTTTTAGCGTTCAGTAATTTTTGTTGCATTGTGCTGCTAcaaattaaagagagagagaatggtaaTTATTCTGAAGCTCGTTGCGTTCAGTGTGGCAGAATCTGTTTCAGTCTAGAAGATCTTTCAAGTGGGAAATACCTGCTGACGTTTCCAAAGAAGAAACTTCTAG AACACACAGAAGATCTCTTCGCACTTCTCGCTGCATTGCGCGAAACTTGTTTTCAAATCACATCACCCAGCTATGCTCTGACTTCAGTGAAGGTGTGGCTCTTAGAACACATGGAATGTGAAGTAATCAAAGAATTTCCAGAAATGTACTTTTGTAAAAGGCCAGGAAGTTTCTATGGGACACTTTTCAACTGGAAACAGAGAACACCATTTGAAGGGACTTTAATAGTCTATTCCAG GAATCAAACAGTTTTGTTCCAGTGCCTTCATAATCTCAGCAGAGTTCTACCTATAAACAGTTCcttcaaaaatctaaaattagGAAGTGAGGATTTCCTAATTGATCATTTGGCATTAGCTTTGGAGAAGGAATTGGTTACCCTTGGTTCTCTTTCTTCTGCCATAGTTAAGGTTGAAAGCAGCTCGGTGCAGAGGTGTGAAGCAAGCCAAGAAAAGAGTAGTGGTGATGTGGCTGCTTTATCAGAGGAAAGCATCCATCTCTACAGAAAAGaacttcagagagaaaagaaggaaacgtTGGGGACGAACCTAAAA